One Streptomonospora salina genomic window, GTGGTCCTGTCCTCCTACCCCACCAAGCACTCCCGCGTCGGCAACGCCGTGGGCCTGGACACCCCCGCCTCGGCCGTGCGCCTGTTCCGCGAGCTCGCCGGACGCGGCTACGACCTGGGCGAGGACGACGCGCTGTGGCGGGTTCCGGGACCCGAGGAGGACCGCCGCGAGGACGACGGCGATCCCCTCATCCACGCCCTGATCCGCGCCGGGGGCCATGACGTGGAATGGCTCAGCGAGGACCAGCTGGCCGTGGCCACCAACCGGGTTCCGCTGGAGGACTACCTGCGGTGGTTCGAGGCGCTCCCGGAGGCGCTGCGCACCGCGGTCACCGAGCACTGGGGGCCGCCGCCCGGCGACCTCTACGTCGACGACTCCCGCGGCCGCCCCGAGATCGTGCTGGCCTCGCTGCGGTTCGGCAACGTCGTCATGATGATCCAGCCGCCGCGCGGATTCGGTGAGAACCCCGTCGCGATCTACCACGACCCCGACCTGCCGCCGTCCCACCACTACCTGGCCGCCTACCGCTGGCTGGAAGCCTCCCCCGAGACCGGCGACGGCTCCGCCCCCGGCTTCGGCGCCCACGCGGTGGTGCACCTGGGCAAGCACGGCACCCTGGAGTGGCTGCCCGGCAAGGGGCTGGGGCTGGCGGCCGAGGACGCCCCCGACGCGGTGCTGGGCGACCTCCCGCTCGTCTACCCGTTCATCGTCAACGACCCCGGCGAAGGCACTCAGGCCAAGCGGCGCGCCCACGCCGCCGTCGTCGACCACCTGGTCCCGCCGATGGCCCGCGCCGACACCTACGGCGACATCGCCAAGCTGGAGCAGCTGCTCGACGAGTACGCCATGGTCAACGACCTCGACCCGGACAAGGCACCGGCGCTGCGCCAGCAGATCTGGACGCTGATCAAGGCCGCCGAGCTCCACCACGACCTGCACCGCGACGAGATGCCCGGCGACGACGAGTTCGACGACTTCGTCATGCACGTCGACGGCTACCTGTGCGAGATCAAGGACGTGCAGATCCGCGACGGGCTGCACATCCTCGGCGACGCGCCCGAGGGCGAGCCCCGGATCAACCTGGTGATGGCGGTGCTGCGCGCCTCCCAGGTGTGGGCGGGGCAGGTCGGCGCGCTGCCGGGGCTGCGCGCGGTTCTGGCCGGGGCCTTCGGCCTCGACGAGAAGGTGCTGCTGGCCGAACCGGGTGCGCAGGCGGAGGTGCCGGCGGAGCTGAGCGGGCTCGTCGACGGCCCGGCGCGGACGGCCTCCGACGCCCTCGACCTCGTCGACACGCTGGCCCGCCGCCTCGTCGAGGCCATGGAGGAGCGCGGCTGGGCGCCCGAGGAGGCCGAGCCGACCGTCGCCCGCGAGCTCGGGTCGGCCGTGCCCGCGGGGGAGTCCGTCGAACAGGCGGTGCGCGTGCTGGGCTTCGCCGCCGAGGAGGTCGTTCCGCGGCTGGCCGCCACCCGCGACGAGATCGGCGCCGTGCTGCACGCCCTGGACGGCGGCCACGTCCCCGCCGGCCCGTCCGGGTCGCCCACCCGCGGCCTGGTCAACGTGCTGCCCACCGGCCGCAACTTCTACTCGGTCGACCCCAAGGCCGTGCCGTCGCGCAACTCCTGGGATGTCGGCCAGTCCCTGGCCGACTCCCTGGTGCGCCGCCACCTCGACGACAACGGCGACTACCCCCGCTCGGTGGGGCTGACGGTGTGGGGCACCGCCGCCATGCGCACCCAGGGAGACGACGTCGCCGAGGTGCTGGCGCTGCTGGGCGTGCGTCCCACCTGGGACGACGCCTCGCGCCGGGTCACCGGGTTCGAGATCGTGCCGCTGGAGGAGCTGGGGCGGCCGCGCATCGACGTCACGATGCGCATCTCCGGGTTCTTCCGCGACGCCTTCCCGCACGTCATCGGCATGGTCGACGACGCGATCAAGGCCGTCACCGAGCTCGACGAGCCCGCCGACCGGAACTTCCCGCGCGCCCACGCGTTGGCCGACCACGCCGGCCACGGGGACTGGCGGCGCGCCACCACCCGCATCTTCGGATCGCGCCCGGGCGCCTACGGCGCGGGTCTGCTGCCGCTGATCGACGCCCGCAACTGGCGCGACGACGCCGACCTCGCCGAGGTCTACGCGGTCTGGGGCGGCTACGCCTACGGCCGCGGGCTCGACGGCCGCGAGGCGCGCACGGACATGGAGGCGTCCTTCCGCCGTATCTCGGTGGCCGCCAAGAACCAGGACACCCGCGAGCACGACATCGTCGACTCCGACGACTACTTCCAGTATCACGGCGGCATGGTCGCCATGGTCCGCCGGCTGACCGGCGCCAACCCCGCGGCCTACGTCGGCGACTCCGCGGTTCCCGACCAGGTCAAGACCCGCACGCTGGGCGAGGAGACCCGCCGCGTCTTCCGTGCCCGCGTGGTCAACCCGCGCTGGATCGCGGCCATGCGCCGCCACGGCTACAAGGGCGCTTTCGAGCTCGCCGCCACCGTCGACTACCTGTTCGGCTACGACGCCACCGCAGGGGTCGTCGACGACTGGATGTACGCCAAGCTCGCCGAGAGCTACGTGTTCGACCCGCAGAACCGCGAGTTCCTGGAGGAGTCCAACCCGTGGGCGCTGCGCGGCATGACCGAGCGGCTGCTGGAGGCCGCCGACCGCGAACTGTGGGAGAACCCCGACCCGCAGACGCTGGAGCGGCTGCGCGAGACCTACCTCGCCTTGGAGGGCGACCTGGAGGACGAGGACTGAGTCGTGTCCTGGCGCGTCCGCCCTCGCGTGCCCGGTGCGGGCGCCGCGCACGCCGCCGCGCGCCGCGCGCCCGTGCCGCCCGCGTCCGGAATGTGAGCCGCAGCTGTGTGGTTGCTCACTAGTAGCGGGTAGGTTGAGACCAAGCCGTGTCCGGACGGGAGGTCGGTAACCATGCCGATGTGGGCCCTCTGGCTGATCGCGGCCGCCGCCCTGGGCGTCGCCGAGGTCTTCACCCTCACCCTGGCGCTGGGCCTGCTGGCCGTGGCCGCGCTGGTCGCCGGCGTCGCCGGCGCCGTGGGCATGGGCTTCGTCGGGCAGGTCCTCATCTTCATCGTCGCTTCGCTCGCCGGGCTGGTCGTGGTGCGTCCCATCGCCAAGCGGCACCTGTACCAGCCGCCGCCGCTGCGGTCGGGAACCGACCGGCTCGTGGGGCAGTCGGCCGTCGTGGTCGACGAGGTCACCGGCGAGCAGGGCCGCGTCAAACTCTCCGGCGAGGAATGGTCGGCCCGCTGCATCGACGAGGACACCGTGATCCCGCCGGGAACCCGGGTCGACGTCATGGAGATCGACGGAGCCACGGCCGTCGTCTACCCCAGGGAAGCGCTGCCGTGACCGGGCCGCGCTGCACACCGTCCCCCGTCATCCGCTCGGCCACCCGGAGGTAGCCATGGGGATCGAAATACTCTTCATCGTCATCGCTGCGCTAGTCGTACTCGCAGTCGTCTCGACGGTGCGGATCGTCCCTCAGGCACGCGCGTACAACATCGAACGGTTCGGCCGCTTCCAGCGCACCCTGAGGCCGGGGCTGAACTTCATCATCCCGGTCGTCGACCGCGTCAACACCAAGTACGACCTGCGCGAACAGGTCTTCTCGTCCAAACCGCAGCCGGTGATCACCGAGGACAACCTCGTCGTCAACATCGACACCGTGCTCTATTACCAGATCACCGAGCCGCGGGCAGCCGCCTACGAGGTGGCCAACTACCTCGCGGCCATCGACCAGCTCACCGTTACCACGCTGCGCAACGTCATCGGCGGCATGGACCTGGAGCGCACGCTGACTTCCCGCGAGGAGATCAACTCCATGCTGCGGGGCGTCCTCGACGAGGCGACCGGGAAATGGGGGATCCGGGTCAACCGCGTCGAGATAAAGGCCATCGACCCGCCGCCCTCCATCAAAGAGGCGATGGAGAAGCAGATGCGCGCGGAGCGCGACAAGCGCGCCGTCGTGCTGCACGCCGAAGGCGAGCGCCAGCAGCGCATCCTCACCGCCGAGGGCGCCCGCCAGCAGGCCATTCTGGAGGCCCAGGGCGACCAGCAGGCGCGCATCCTGCGGGCCGACGGCGAGGCCCAGGCCGTCGAGCGGGTCTTCCAAGCGGTCCACGCCAACAACGCCGATCCCAAGCTGCTCGCCTACAAGTACCTGGAGATGCTGCCGCACCTGGCCAACGGCGAAGGCAACACCTTCTGGGTGATCCCCGGCGAGCTCAGCCAGGCGGTACAGAACGTCAGCAAGGCCTTCGCCTCCGAAACCGGCGCCGCAGCGCCCACCGGTTCCGAGCAGGAGGGTGCCGGGGAATCCGGTGAGCAGGCCGGCGAGGAGTCCCCGGCGGAGCTGACCGCAGCCCAGAATCGCGAAACGGCGACCCGGGCCGCCGACCACGCCGCCGAGATCGCCGCTGAGGCGGTGGCCAACGCCCGCCAGGAGGCCGCGGCCGCGGCGGGCGACGCGTCCGGCCAGGTTCCGGGGCAGCGTGCGACCGCCTTCGAGGGCGGACACGACGGCGACACGGAGAGCCCCAGCCGGTAGCCGGCGCGGCACCGCCGGGAGCGGGCGGCCGATCCGGCCCGCCCCGCCCGGCGGTGCGCGGGCCCGGGCCGCGGCCCGGGTGCGGGCTCAGGTCAGCAGCAGCTTGCCGGTCGTGCGCCGCGCCGCCAGGTCCTCGTGGGCGCGTGCCGCCTCGGACAGTGCGTAGCGCCCGCCGACACGCACCTCCAGCCGGCCGGATTCGACGAGCCCGAACACGTCGGCGGCGCGCTCCAGCAGCTCCGCACGGGTGGCCACGTAGTGCGCCAGCGACGGCCGGGTCAGATACACCGACCCGGCGGTGTTCAGCCGCTGCGGGTCCACCGGCGGCACGGCGCCGCCGGCCTGCCCGAACAGCGCGAGCACGCCGCGCATGCGCAGCGACGCCAAGCTCGCCTCGAAG contains:
- the cobN gene encoding cobaltochelatase subunit CobN, with the translated sequence MATILLLSTADTELLAARAADSGYRTANPARTEPGDLGELLDGADIAVVRLLGGSEAWPGGLERLRAHGVPLVALGGEAAPDAEMIAHSSVPSGVATDAHAYLREGGIANLRELARFLSDTVLLTGEGFQPPQDMPEYGVHETGPRADGRAAPQPAADAPTVAVIFYRAHELSGNTGFVDTLCHAIADAGGAPLPVYSGSLRGLTRDSHPGLFAILDRADAVITTVLAAGGAVAADASGGGDEDAWDAGALAALDVPILQGLVLTSSRERWQASDAALTPMDAGMQVAIPEFDGRLITVPFSFKEIADDSGIPVYAADPERAARIAGIAVGHARLHAVPPARRRLGVVLSSYPTKHSRVGNAVGLDTPASAVRLFRELAGRGYDLGEDDALWRVPGPEEDRREDDGDPLIHALIRAGGHDVEWLSEDQLAVATNRVPLEDYLRWFEALPEALRTAVTEHWGPPPGDLYVDDSRGRPEIVLASLRFGNVVMMIQPPRGFGENPVAIYHDPDLPPSHHYLAAYRWLEASPETGDGSAPGFGAHAVVHLGKHGTLEWLPGKGLGLAAEDAPDAVLGDLPLVYPFIVNDPGEGTQAKRRAHAAVVDHLVPPMARADTYGDIAKLEQLLDEYAMVNDLDPDKAPALRQQIWTLIKAAELHHDLHRDEMPGDDEFDDFVMHVDGYLCEIKDVQIRDGLHILGDAPEGEPRINLVMAVLRASQVWAGQVGALPGLRAVLAGAFGLDEKVLLAEPGAQAEVPAELSGLVDGPARTASDALDLVDTLARRLVEAMEERGWAPEEAEPTVARELGSAVPAGESVEQAVRVLGFAAEEVVPRLAATRDEIGAVLHALDGGHVPAGPSGSPTRGLVNVLPTGRNFYSVDPKAVPSRNSWDVGQSLADSLVRRHLDDNGDYPRSVGLTVWGTAAMRTQGDDVAEVLALLGVRPTWDDASRRVTGFEIVPLEELGRPRIDVTMRISGFFRDAFPHVIGMVDDAIKAVTELDEPADRNFPRAHALADHAGHGDWRRATTRIFGSRPGAYGAGLLPLIDARNWRDDADLAEVYAVWGGYAYGRGLDGREARTDMEASFRRISVAAKNQDTREHDIVDSDDYFQYHGGMVAMVRRLTGANPAAYVGDSAVPDQVKTRTLGEETRRVFRARVVNPRWIAAMRRHGYKGAFELAATVDYLFGYDATAGVVDDWMYAKLAESYVFDPQNREFLEESNPWALRGMTERLLEAADRELWENPDPQTLERLRETYLALEGDLEDED
- a CDS encoding NfeD family protein; its protein translation is MPMWALWLIAAAALGVAEVFTLTLALGLLAVAALVAGVAGAVGMGFVGQVLIFIVASLAGLVVVRPIAKRHLYQPPPLRSGTDRLVGQSAVVVDEVTGEQGRVKLSGEEWSARCIDEDTVIPPGTRVDVMEIDGATAVVYPREALP
- a CDS encoding SPFH domain-containing protein — translated: MGIEILFIVIAALVVLAVVSTVRIVPQARAYNIERFGRFQRTLRPGLNFIIPVVDRVNTKYDLREQVFSSKPQPVITEDNLVVNIDTVLYYQITEPRAAAYEVANYLAAIDQLTVTTLRNVIGGMDLERTLTSREEINSMLRGVLDEATGKWGIRVNRVEIKAIDPPPSIKEAMEKQMRAERDKRAVVLHAEGERQQRILTAEGARQQAILEAQGDQQARILRADGEAQAVERVFQAVHANNADPKLLAYKYLEMLPHLANGEGNTFWVIPGELSQAVQNVSKAFASETGAAAPTGSEQEGAGESGEQAGEESPAELTAAQNRETATRAADHAAEIAAEAVANARQEAAAAAGDASGQVPGQRATAFEGGHDGDTESPSR